A genomic window from Flavobacterium azooxidireducens includes:
- a CDS encoding DNA-3-methyladenine glycosylase I translates to METKTRCAWCEKDDLYRNYHDEEWGEPVFDDQKLFEFLILETFQAGVSWHLILKKRENFRKAFLNFDYKQIALFGDYEVQELMKDAGIIRNTLKINSAISNAKAFMKVQEEFGSFSKFIWSYVDGKPIVNNFTSFSEVPAYSPLAEKISKDLKKRGFKFIGPTTMYAHMQATGMVNDHFLDCWKRN, encoded by the coding sequence ATGGAAACTAAAACAAGGTGTGCTTGGTGCGAAAAAGATGATTTATATCGTAATTATCATGATGAAGAATGGGGCGAACCGGTTTTTGATGATCAGAAGTTGTTTGAATTTTTAATTTTAGAAACATTTCAAGCCGGAGTGAGTTGGCATTTGATTCTAAAAAAGCGAGAAAATTTCAGAAAAGCATTTCTCAATTTCGATTATAAACAAATTGCTTTGTTTGGCGATTATGAAGTACAAGAATTGATGAAAGATGCCGGAATCATTCGAAATACATTAAAAATAAATTCAGCAATCAGCAATGCAAAAGCATTTATGAAAGTGCAGGAAGAATTTGGTTCTTTTTCTAAATTTATTTGGAGTTATGTGGATGGAAAACCAATTGTCAATAATTTCACTTCTTTTAGCGAAGTACCAGCTTACAGTCCATTAGCTGAAAAAATTAGCAAAGATTTGAAAAAAAGAGGTTTCAAATTTATCGGACCAACGACGATGTATGCACATATGCAAGCAACAGGAATGGTGAACGATCATTTTTTAGATTGTTGGAAAAGAAATTAG
- the greA gene encoding transcription elongation factor GreA — protein MSTVSYYTAEGLKKLKEELENLKHIERPKASQAIAEARDKGDLSENAEYDAAKEAQGLLEMRISKMEEVYSNARLIDESQLDLSKALVLSNVKIKNQANGMEMKYTLVAESEADLKTGKISVTSPIGKGLLGKSVGDVAEITVPNGVLKFEVLEISRD, from the coding sequence ATGAGTACAGTATCGTATTACACCGCAGAGGGTTTAAAAAAACTAAAAGAAGAATTAGAAAATCTTAAACATATTGAACGACCAAAAGCATCACAAGCCATCGCAGAAGCAAGAGATAAAGGTGATTTGTCTGAAAATGCAGAATATGATGCTGCAAAAGAAGCTCAAGGATTATTGGAAATGAGAATTTCTAAAATGGAAGAAGTATATTCAAATGCCCGATTAATTGACGAATCGCAACTTGATCTATCAAAAGCATTAGTGTTATCTAACGTAAAAATTAAAAACCAAGCCAACGGCATGGAAATGAAATATACGTTGGTGGCCGAAAGTGAAGCCGATTTAAAAACAGGAAAAATATCAGTAACTTCTCCTATCGGAAAAGGATTATTAGGAAAATCTGTTGGCGATGTAGCCGAAATTACAGTACCAAACGGCGTTTTAAAATTTGAAGTGTTAGAAATTTCAAGAGATTAA
- a CDS encoding Rieske (2Fe-2S) protein — protein MKKFVLLLVFSVFLSGCEKERFNNFNPNIPNYTFTVDINTDLPLYSSLKFAGNSVYISQGNAGVRGIIVFNTGSGYNAFDAACPNQPLSSCSTMTIQSTNAICPCDEESYNLFTGLGTLDYPMKRYRTEVNGAFVRVYN, from the coding sequence ATGAAAAAGTTTGTTTTGTTGTTGGTTTTTAGTGTTTTCCTCTCAGGATGTGAAAAAGAACGCTTTAACAATTTTAATCCCAATATCCCAAATTATACTTTTACGGTAGATATTAATACTGATTTACCACTTTACAGCTCATTAAAATTTGCCGGAAACTCGGTTTATATTTCACAAGGAAATGCCGGCGTGAGAGGAATTATAGTTTTTAACACCGGAAGTGGCTATAATGCTTTTGATGCAGCTTGTCCAAATCAACCGTTGAGTTCTTGTTCAACCATGACGATTCAAAGCACAAACGCCATTTGTCCTTGTGATGAAGAATCGTATAACTTATTTACCGGCTTAGGAACTTTAGATTATCCGATGAAACGATATCGGACAGAAGTAAATGGTGCGTTTGTAAGAGTTTATAATTAA
- a CDS encoding sensor histidine kinase, protein MQFSESRNVTRWFLILTSFVIVSLILWNTYTFFQIFKNEEKIKMELWAESLKTVNNANLETDDIELPLQIINNNKTIPIIVTENDTIINQINIDENIISNKEKLNQFLEKLKKENTPIVIEYNTGKFWYLYYGNSSLLNKLKYYPIALILIIILFTALVYNYYRSTKVATQNKLWAGMAKETAHQIGTPLSSLIGWLEILKIENVEENTIKEIQKDITRLQTIADRFSKVGSEPVLEELDLVSETIQSFDYLKSRFSKQIEFSFSAPTKTILVNLNPTLHSWTIENLVKNAIDAMKGRGKLSLTIIEDEKEVKILVSDSGKGIPKNQFKKVFEPGFTTKKRGWGLGLSLTKRIVEEYHKGKIKVSQSEVGKGTTMMVSFKKI, encoded by the coding sequence ATGCAGTTTTCCGAAAGCAGAAATGTAACCCGATGGTTTTTGATTCTCACTTCTTTTGTGATCGTTTCACTGATTCTTTGGAATACTTATACTTTTTTTCAAATATTTAAAAACGAAGAAAAAATAAAAATGGAACTTTGGGCTGAAAGCCTGAAAACTGTGAATAATGCAAATTTGGAAACAGATGATATTGAGTTACCACTTCAAATCATTAACAACAACAAAACAATTCCTATTATCGTGACCGAAAATGATACAATCATCAATCAAATCAATATTGATGAAAATATCATTTCAAATAAAGAAAAATTAAATCAATTTCTAGAAAAATTAAAAAAGGAGAACACTCCAATTGTTATTGAATATAATACCGGAAAATTTTGGTATTTGTATTATGGAAATTCGTCTTTACTAAACAAATTAAAATATTATCCAATTGCGTTAATTCTGATTATCATCCTATTTACCGCTTTGGTTTACAATTACTACAGAAGTACAAAAGTTGCCACTCAAAATAAACTTTGGGCCGGAATGGCAAAAGAAACGGCACATCAAATTGGCACACCACTTTCGTCATTAATTGGTTGGTTGGAAATATTAAAAATTGAAAATGTAGAAGAAAACACCATCAAAGAAATTCAAAAAGACATCACTCGATTGCAAACCATTGCCGATCGTTTTTCTAAAGTTGGCTCAGAACCTGTTTTGGAAGAATTAGATTTGGTTTCGGAAACCATTCAATCTTTCGATTATTTAAAGTCGCGTTTTTCGAAGCAAATTGAATTTTCGTTTTCGGCACCAACCAAAACTATTTTGGTGAACTTGAATCCAACCCTTCATAGCTGGACTATTGAAAATTTGGTAAAAAATGCGATTGATGCGATGAAAGGTCGTGGAAAATTATCACTCACGATTATTGAAGACGAAAAAGAAGTAAAAATTTTAGTCTCGGATTCAGGAAAAGGGATTCCGAAAAATCAGTTTAAAAAAGTATTTGAACCCGGATTTACCACCAAAAAACGCGGTTGGGGATTAGGCTTATCGCTAACAAAACGCATTGTGGAAGAATACCATAAAGGAAAAATAAAAGTCTCTCAATCGGAAGTTGGAAAAGGCACTACGATGATGGTTAGTTTCAAAAAAATATAA
- a CDS encoding flavin reductase family protein has product MVSISPKDVSPLKLQGYLQSSVGPRPIAFASTVDANGNPNLSPFSFFNVFSSNPPILVFSPARRVRDNTIKHTLINCEATKEVVINVVNFDIVQQMSLSSTEYADGVNEFLKSGLTMLPSEVVKPFRVAESPVQFECKVNQIISLGTEGGAGNLIICEVVKLHIDESILDENGNINQHKIDLVSRMGANWYSRSNQGLFEIPKPLATLGIGVDQIPDFIKESPVFTGNDLGMLGNVESLPSTEEINIFVNENIQVKGVLSSADEMKVHQKAKEFLNKQDALSAWKVLLAKRV; this is encoded by the coding sequence ATGGTTAGTATTTCTCCAAAAGATGTTTCTCCTTTAAAATTACAAGGTTATTTGCAAAGTTCAGTTGGTCCGAGACCTATTGCATTTGCCAGTACTGTTGACGCAAATGGCAATCCGAATTTGTCTCCATTCAGTTTTTTTAACGTGTTTAGTTCCAATCCGCCGATTTTAGTTTTTTCACCTGCCAGAAGAGTGCGGGATAATACCATCAAACACACTTTAATTAATTGTGAAGCCACAAAAGAAGTGGTAATTAATGTGGTGAATTTTGATATTGTTCAGCAAATGTCACTCTCAAGTACAGAATATGCCGATGGTGTGAACGAGTTTCTAAAATCAGGTTTAACCATGTTGCCTTCTGAGGTTGTAAAACCATTTCGTGTGGCCGAAAGTCCCGTTCAATTTGAATGTAAAGTCAATCAAATTATTAGTTTAGGAACAGAAGGTGGAGCGGGGAATTTAATTATTTGTGAAGTCGTAAAATTACACATTGATGAATCTATTTTAGATGAAAATGGTAACATCAACCAACATAAAATCGATTTGGTTTCACGCATGGGAGCCAATTGGTATTCGCGTTCCAACCAAGGTCTTTTTGAAATCCCAAAACCATTGGCAACGTTAGGAATTGGAGTCGATCAAATTCCTGATTTTATTAAAGAAAGCCCCGTGTTTACTGGAAATGATTTAGGAATGTTAGGAAATGTAGAAAGTTTGCCATCAACCGAAGAAATTAATATATTTGTAAACGAAAATATTCAGGTGAAAGGAGTTTTGAGTTCTGCCGATGAAATGAAAGTGCATCAAAAAGCAAAAGAATTCCTTAACAAGCAAGATGCCCTTTCGGCCTGGAAAGTTTTATTAGCCAAACGAGTTTAA
- the aat gene encoding leucyl/phenylalanyl-tRNA--protein transferase: MYFLSKDLYFPPVSEASYEGILAVGGDLSTERLLLAYQNGIFPWFEEDEPILWWSPPQRMVVNPKEYKIAKSLRNILNRKIFEVTFNQNFSEVIEHCQTIKRKGQQGTWITDSMFESYLKLHELGIAKSVEVWQNNELVGGLYGVDLGNVFCGESMFSKVPNASKVAFVSLIEKLKQENYLLLDCQVHNDHLEKLGAFEISRDTYLKILKSKR, from the coding sequence ATGTATTTTTTAAGCAAAGATTTATATTTTCCTCCTGTTTCGGAAGCTTCCTATGAAGGGATTTTGGCTGTTGGTGGCGATTTGAGTACAGAACGATTGCTTTTGGCTTATCAAAACGGTATTTTTCCTTGGTTTGAAGAAGATGAGCCTATTTTATGGTGGAGCCCGCCGCAACGAATGGTGGTGAATCCGAAAGAATATAAAATTGCTAAAAGTTTACGGAATATTCTAAACAGAAAGATTTTTGAAGTTACGTTCAATCAAAATTTTTCTGAAGTTATCGAACATTGCCAAACCATCAAACGAAAAGGGCAACAAGGAACGTGGATTACCGATTCGATGTTTGAATCCTATCTAAAACTACATGAATTAGGAATCGCAAAATCGGTTGAAGTTTGGCAAAACAACGAATTGGTCGGCGGTTTATACGGTGTTGATTTGGGTAACGTTTTTTGTGGTGAAAGTATGTTCAGCAAAGTTCCCAATGCAAGTAAAGTAGCATTCGTTTCTTTGATTGAAAAGTTAAAGCAAGAAAATTATCTTTTATTGGATTGCCAAGTGCATAATGATCATTTAGAAAAATTAGGTGCGTTTGAAATTTCCAGAGATACTTATTTAAAAATTCTTAAATCTAAACGCTAA
- a CDS encoding DUF3127 domain-containing protein produces MEVTGKIKVINAEQQVSASFKKRELVVTTDEQYPQHIIMEFTQDKCDLLNSYKVGEGVKVSINIRGREWVSPQGETKYFNSIQGWRIERLQAEAPATQMPPVPAAEAFEPATNFNEEEHDDLPF; encoded by the coding sequence ATGGAAGTTACAGGAAAAATCAAAGTAATTAACGCAGAACAACAAGTAAGTGCTTCGTTTAAAAAAAGAGAATTAGTGGTTACCACCGATGAGCAATATCCACAACATATTATCATGGAATTTACACAAGATAAGTGTGATTTGCTTAACTCTTACAAAGTGGGTGAAGGTGTAAAAGTATCCATTAACATTAGAGGAAGAGAGTGGGTGAGTCCACAAGGTGAAACAAAGTATTTCAACTCTATTCAAGGTTGGAGAATTGAGCGTTTGCAAGCAGAAGCTCCGGCAACTCAAATGCCTCCTGTGCCTGCAGCGGAAGCTTTTGAACCGGCTACCAACTTTAATGAAGAGGAGCACGACGATTTACCATTTTAA
- a CDS encoding GlsB/YeaQ/YmgE family stress response membrane protein: MNFLYFLLIGAISGWLAGQLWKGSGFGLIGNIIVGIIGGFVGGWLAGHFGIGGGGLLWQILIAAGGAWVLLFLISLIKR, translated from the coding sequence ATGAATTTTTTGTATTTCTTACTCATCGGTGCTATCTCGGGATGGCTTGCAGGTCAACTTTGGAAAGGTTCAGGTTTTGGATTAATCGGTAACATTATTGTTGGAATCATTGGAGGATTTGTTGGTGGCTGGTTAGCTGGTCATTTCGGAATTGGTGGAGGCGGATTACTTTGGCAAATTCTAATTGCTGCCGGAGGAGCTTGGGTCTTACTTTTTCTGATAAGTTTGATAAAAAGATAA
- a CDS encoding DUF6705 family protein: MKTISSLFLFLFSAVTLSAQVIERPIETFYEPNQPKHVYYKDVNNLLNKYVGTWEYTNGGHYFKITFTKHTQVRETPIGNTKITVFSDKLVGHYEYKLNGVEIYNVTNNYFADSDMGSFRFDSFYIFFDEPSSNPCGRRIMGEVNLLYSNTNGVETIGWNRTNIDWGRNCNPSDQTPFRIPANMVLTKI; encoded by the coding sequence ATGAAAACAATATCAAGCCTATTTTTATTTCTTTTTAGTGCAGTGACACTTTCGGCACAGGTTATTGAAAGACCCATTGAAACTTTTTATGAACCCAATCAACCAAAGCATGTATACTATAAAGATGTTAACAATCTTTTAAATAAATATGTAGGAACTTGGGAATATACTAATGGAGGACATTATTTTAAAATCACTTTTACAAAACATACTCAAGTTAGAGAAACACCGATAGGTAACACTAAAATAACTGTTTTTTCAGACAAACTAGTTGGTCATTATGAATATAAACTGAATGGTGTTGAAATATACAACGTAACGAATAACTATTTTGCTGATAGTGATATGGGTTCTTTCAGGTTTGATAGTTTTTATATTTTTTTTGATGAACCAAGTTCCAATCCATGTGGCCGTAGAATAATGGGTGAAGTTAATTTACTATATTCAAATACGAATGGTGTTGAAACCATCGGTTGGAATAGAACAAATATAGATTGGGGTAGAAATTGTAATCCAAGCGATCAAACTCCGTTTAGAATTCCGGCTAACATGGTTTTAACAAAAATATAA
- a CDS encoding HIT family protein: MASIFTKIINGEIPSYKIAEDEYFIAFLDVNPNAVGHTLCVPKQEINKIFEMEEDHYLALMKFSRIVAVALEKAISCKRVGMSVIGLEVPHVHVHLIPLQEMDDMRFQRKVSLTKEEFEATVQKIKNEL, encoded by the coding sequence ATGGCAAGCATTTTTACCAAAATAATCAACGGCGAAATTCCATCCTATAAAATTGCAGAAGATGAATATTTTATTGCTTTTTTAGATGTAAATCCTAATGCTGTTGGACATACACTGTGTGTTCCAAAACAAGAAATCAATAAGATTTTCGAAATGGAAGAAGACCATTATTTGGCTTTGATGAAGTTTTCGAGAATAGTGGCAGTTGCTTTGGAAAAAGCAATTTCGTGTAAAAGAGTAGGGATGAGTGTGATTGGCTTAGAAGTTCCTCATGTTCATGTTCACCTGATTCCGTTACAAGAAATGGACGATATGCGATTTCAACGGAAAGTGAGCTTAACCAAAGAAGAATTTGAAGCAACAGTGCAGAAAATAAAGAATGAATTATAA
- a CDS encoding DUF6705 family protein, protein MKTQAIIFLLLFTIVTLSAQVIEKPIESFYEPNQPSHVYYKDVNNLLDQYVGTWEYNSSSHYFKITFIKQIYIRETPIANTKTTIYTDRLVGHYLYRLNGIEIYNINNDDFALSTSGAFAFDGFSIFFDEPSSNPCGRRIMGDVNLIYSNTNGVETIGWNRTNIDWGASCNPSDQTPFRIPANMVLTKI, encoded by the coding sequence ATGAAAACACAAGCAATCATATTCTTATTACTTTTTACAATAGTAACTCTTTCTGCTCAGGTTATTGAAAAACCAATCGAATCATTCTATGAACCAAATCAGCCAAGTCACGTATACTATAAAGATGTCAATAATCTTCTAGACCAATATGTTGGCACTTGGGAATATAATAGTAGTAGTCATTATTTTAAAATCACTTTTATCAAACAAATATATATTAGAGAAACCCCTATTGCTAACACTAAAACTACGATATACACAGACAGGTTAGTTGGTCATTATCTATATAGGTTGAATGGTATTGAAATTTACAATATTAATAATGATGATTTTGCTTTAAGTACCAGCGGAGCTTTTGCTTTTGATGGCTTTTCTATATTTTTTGACGAACCAAGTTCTAATCCATGTGGCCGTAGAATAATGGGTGATGTTAATTTAATATATTCAAATACGAATGGTGTTGAAACCATCGGTTGGAATAGAACAAATATAGATTGGGGGGCAAGTTGTAACCCCAGCGATCAAACTCCATTTAGAATTCCGGCTAATATGGTTTTAACAAAAATATAA